In Halobacteriovorax marinus SJ, the following proteins share a genomic window:
- a CDS encoding TRAP transporter TatT component family protein codes for MYEATRGLETQGNWDNFKNGTLANLTLIDGLLHLKPEDTELLVTAIKGYTGYAFAVNESLYLEDYFKDELQSHEKDQAIYNYAKAFSYGVKFLESEGISWDTLVKSQNQEGGVVQVLDNHLSKKMLHYEGVIFAAQALGGMINLQKTDMALVANLPIVKGMFDWVCSNEPSINFGACQIFYATYEASRPRMLGGNPEKGKEIFLKLIAEQPNNWLARVAFMQYYIIPMVEEDDYKTQKFFMETALRKHYKELMGSPSRKMERDFSEPRLRLYQSLAIKRYEIIKKYEEELF; via the coding sequence ATGTATGAAGCAACGAGAGGACTGGAAACTCAGGGAAATTGGGATAATTTCAAAAATGGGACTTTAGCAAACTTAACCCTAATCGATGGCCTACTTCACTTAAAACCAGAAGATACTGAGCTTTTAGTGACTGCTATTAAGGGTTACACAGGTTATGCCTTTGCGGTGAATGAGAGTTTATACCTAGAGGATTATTTTAAGGACGAATTACAGAGTCATGAAAAAGATCAGGCGATCTATAATTATGCAAAAGCATTCTCTTACGGAGTTAAGTTTTTAGAGTCAGAAGGAATCTCTTGGGACACTCTAGTTAAGTCACAGAATCAAGAGGGTGGAGTCGTTCAAGTTCTCGATAATCATCTTTCAAAAAAAATGCTTCACTATGAGGGTGTTATCTTCGCAGCTCAAGCTCTCGGAGGGATGATCAATCTTCAAAAAACAGATATGGCCCTAGTTGCAAACTTGCCAATAGTTAAGGGAATGTTCGATTGGGTTTGTAGTAATGAACCAAGTATTAACTTTGGCGCATGTCAGATTTTCTACGCCACTTATGAGGCATCTCGTCCAAGGATGTTAGGTGGAAATCCAGAAAAGGGTAAGGAAATATTCTTAAAATTAATTGCTGAACAACCAAATAACTGGTTAGCAAGAGTGGCATTTATGCAATATTATATCATCCCTATGGTTGAGGAAGATGATTATAAAACTCAGAAGTTCTTTATGGAGACGGCTCTTCGCAAGCACTATAAAGAGTTAATGGGAAGTCCTTCTAGAAAAATGGAGAGAGACTTCTCTGAGCCAAGACTGAGACTATATCAGTCATTGGCAATCAAGCGTTATGAAATTATTAAGAAATATGAAGAAGAATTATTTTAA
- a CDS encoding TRAP transporter substrate-binding protein yields MKKILATLTLLFCTSAFGVTLKVGVLAPEGTNWANSLKKMAKEIREKTNKKVKIKFYFGGSQGDEPDVLRKIRVGQLHGGIFTGKTLGDINGDVRVIELPFTFYHDRKKALGIVKKMEPFFNEKFAKNEFKNLGFFEIGNVYFVSQEKTDSLKNMMGVKIWSWEGDKLVSTMIETMKFVSVPLPLPDVLSSLSTGIIQAAYAPPLGIISLQWNTKVKYVIDLPISFSVGAFLLSDKAWAKVKPEHRKTVEEIAAKYVSEVNAGNEKDNSDALAALKSQGIEFLKFSKEDIERGKGLRKEVIGKLKGNLFSAEALKKLESNL; encoded by the coding sequence ATGAAAAAGATTTTAGCGACATTGACTTTATTATTTTGCACGAGTGCATTTGGTGTGACTTTAAAAGTCGGAGTTCTAGCTCCTGAGGGAACGAATTGGGCCAATAGTTTGAAGAAAATGGCAAAAGAGATTAGAGAAAAAACGAATAAAAAAGTAAAAATTAAATTCTACTTTGGTGGTTCACAAGGTGACGAACCAGATGTTCTTAGAAAGATTAGAGTAGGGCAATTACACGGAGGAATTTTCACAGGAAAGACTCTAGGTGATATCAATGGTGATGTAAGAGTAATTGAACTTCCATTTACATTTTACCACGACAGAAAGAAGGCCCTAGGTATAGTAAAGAAAATGGAGCCTTTCTTTAATGAGAAATTTGCAAAGAACGAATTTAAAAATTTAGGTTTCTTTGAAATTGGTAATGTTTACTTCGTCTCTCAAGAGAAAACAGACTCTCTTAAGAATATGATGGGAGTAAAGATTTGGTCTTGGGAAGGAGACAAGCTTGTATCGACGATGATTGAAACAATGAAGTTCGTATCAGTTCCACTTCCTCTTCCAGATGTTCTCTCTTCATTATCTACAGGAATTATTCAAGCGGCGTATGCTCCACCTCTAGGAATCATTTCGCTACAGTGGAATACAAAAGTAAAATACGTAATTGATCTTCCAATTTCTTTCTCTGTTGGTGCATTCTTACTTTCAGATAAGGCATGGGCTAAAGTAAAGCCTGAGCATAGAAAAACAGTAGAAGAGATTGCAGCTAAGTACGTAAGTGAAGTTAACGCTGGGAATGAAAAAGATAATAGCGATGCACTTGCCGCGCTAAAGTCTCAAGGTATCGAGTTCCTTAAGTTTTCAAAAGAAGATATTGAAAGAGGTAAGGGACTTAGAAAAGAAGTTATCGGTAAATTAAAAGGTAATCTATTTTCAGCAGAAGCATTGAAGAAATTAGAGAGTAATTTGTAA
- a CDS encoding TRAP transporter small permease, with protein sequence MKVLRALDQLIEKLSTWTLLVCVLSMLSFSVMAIVLRWFNITLHWIEPLVRHLVFLSTFLGGVLATGRGTHIGIDILGKYLESIHSEHLYHWIRRVISLASFLTLAWLIYASYNFLLVELKYGKPVFWGIESGYLVGIIPFGFALLAYRFFYLFVNSFTGRKAC encoded by the coding sequence ATGAAAGTATTGAGAGCTCTAGATCAATTAATTGAAAAATTGTCTACGTGGACGCTGCTCGTTTGCGTATTGTCGATGTTATCATTTAGTGTGATGGCCATTGTCCTAAGATGGTTCAATATAACACTTCATTGGATCGAACCCTTGGTACGACATTTAGTTTTTCTAAGTACTTTCTTGGGTGGAGTTCTCGCTACAGGTAGAGGAACACATATTGGTATAGATATTCTTGGTAAGTATCTAGAGTCAATTCATAGTGAACATCTCTACCATTGGATAAGAAGAGTGATCTCATTGGCATCTTTCTTAACTCTGGCATGGCTTATTTACGCTTCTTATAATTTTCTCTTAGTTGAGCTTAAGTATGGGAAGCCAGTCTTTTGGGGAATTGAAAGTGGGTATCTCGTTGGGATTATCCCATTTGGATTTGCTCTCTTGGCCTATAGATTCTTTTACTTATTTGTGAATTCATTTACAGGGAGAAAAGCATGTTAG
- a CDS encoding TRAP transporter large permease: MLEIFSFIGIILLAVMGVPLFIIMALAALVAFSFSGVDTSAVAVEIYRLASAPTLLTIPLFTFAGYIMAESKSPQRLLRFAEAALGWLPGGVAIVSLVICAFFTAFTGASGVTIIALGGLLFPILKNEGYTEKFSLGLITTSGSLGLLFPPSLPIILYGLVAKVDIDQLFIAGIIPGILLIVILSLWSIKNGKMSSERKSFDLKEFIDAFKGCFFEAILPVGVLVGIYGGFTTATEAAAITAFYILIIECFVYRDLHIVKDIPRVTADSMSLVGGILLILCCALGLTNYLVDEEIPMQILDFMREFLTNKYSFLLFLNIFLLIVGSLMDIFSAIIVVVPLIVPIAEEFGVHPVHLAIIFLTNLEIGYITPPVGINLFISSFRFKKPVTELYRASFPFLLLLLVALAIITYVPDLSLMLLGEGK; the protein is encoded by the coding sequence ATGTTAGAAATTTTCTCTTTTATAGGAATCATTCTCTTAGCGGTAATGGGTGTGCCACTATTTATAATTATGGCCCTCGCCGCATTGGTTGCTTTTAGTTTTTCAGGTGTAGATACCTCAGCTGTTGCCGTCGAAATTTATAGACTCGCATCTGCTCCAACACTTCTAACCATTCCGCTTTTCACTTTTGCCGGTTATATCATGGCGGAGTCTAAATCTCCTCAGAGATTACTTCGGTTTGCAGAGGCCGCTCTAGGTTGGCTACCGGGTGGTGTGGCCATAGTGAGTTTGGTCATTTGTGCTTTCTTTACAGCATTTACAGGAGCAAGTGGTGTGACCATTATTGCTCTTGGTGGTCTGCTCTTTCCAATATTAAAGAACGAAGGTTATACAGAGAAGTTTAGCTTAGGTCTTATTACGACATCTGGCTCATTAGGTCTTCTCTTCCCACCATCACTTCCAATTATTCTCTATGGACTTGTTGCTAAGGTCGATATTGATCAGCTTTTTATTGCAGGTATCATTCCTGGAATTTTATTGATTGTTATTCTCTCTCTTTGGTCAATTAAAAATGGGAAGATGTCATCAGAGAGAAAGAGCTTCGATTTAAAAGAATTCATTGATGCATTTAAAGGGTGTTTCTTTGAAGCGATTCTTCCTGTTGGTGTACTGGTTGGAATCTATGGTGGTTTCACTACTGCCACTGAAGCAGCTGCCATTACAGCTTTTTATATTCTTATTATTGAATGTTTTGTTTATAGAGATCTTCATATCGTAAAAGATATTCCAAGAGTAACTGCTGATAGTATGAGTCTCGTTGGTGGTATTCTACTTATTCTTTGTTGTGCCCTAGGGTTAACAAATTATCTCGTAGATGAAGAAATTCCAATGCAGATTTTAGACTTCATGAGAGAGTTCTTAACGAATAAGTACTCATTCTTATTATTCTTAAATATCTTCCTCTTAATTGTTGGATCTTTAATGGATATCTTCAGTGCGATCATTGTTGTTGTTCCACTAATTGTTCCAATTGCTGAGGAATTTGGTGTTCACCCAGTTCACCTTGCAATAATCTTTTTAACTAACTTGGAGATTGGTTATATCACTCCTCCTGTTGGAATTAATTTATTTATTTCATCGTTTAGGTTTAAGAAACCTGTGACAGAGCTCTATAGGGCCTCGTTCCCTTTCTTACTATTACTCTTAGTTGCCCTAGCAATTATAACTTATGTTCCAGACTTAAGTTTGATGCTCCTAGGGGAAGGGAAGTAG
- a CDS encoding DHH family phosphoesterase: MNKLFQEHIKNAETIVITTHVFPDADGIGSQIALCMALQQLGKKAICVNEKKLFERYKYLDPQNVIISYEEYMEKPFEEIDLFIVTDTNSLPRIGKNTQELVLNSKDLLFIDHHPCPRELAAIHCIDTTMAATGELVGNLITGLGVEFTKDMSLALYTAILIDTSSFRYPTVSGDTHRLIAKLMDAGVKPPEAFNQINGTKKIGYMRLIGEVLSSAQTNESEEVAWICLNEEMIEKHQSDPEDTHGFINHLLILDNIKVACMFRQNGTSIKLSMRSACTSVDVGIMAQALGGGGHNHSAATVLEGKMDEVVKSSIAKIQRMIDKSKD; the protein is encoded by the coding sequence ATGAATAAATTATTCCAAGAACACATAAAAAATGCAGAAACAATTGTCATTACGACTCACGTCTTTCCTGATGCCGATGGTATTGGAAGCCAGATTGCGCTCTGTATGGCCCTTCAACAATTGGGCAAAAAAGCGATTTGTGTAAACGAGAAGAAATTATTCGAAAGATATAAGTATCTAGATCCACAAAATGTGATTATTTCCTATGAAGAGTATATGGAAAAACCATTTGAGGAAATTGACCTCTTCATTGTGACAGACACAAATAGTTTGCCAAGAATTGGAAAAAATACTCAAGAGCTTGTTCTCAATTCAAAAGATCTACTCTTTATCGACCACCATCCATGTCCAAGAGAGCTTGCGGCAATTCACTGTATCGATACAACGATGGCGGCCACTGGAGAGCTGGTAGGAAATTTGATTACAGGTCTAGGTGTTGAGTTCACTAAAGATATGTCATTGGCGCTCTACACAGCCATCTTGATAGATACCTCTAGTTTCCGCTACCCTACTGTATCTGGTGATACACATCGATTAATTGCAAAATTAATGGATGCAGGAGTTAAACCACCAGAAGCCTTCAATCAAATTAATGGGACTAAGAAGATTGGCTATATGAGACTGATCGGTGAAGTCTTAAGCTCTGCCCAGACCAATGAGAGCGAAGAAGTTGCGTGGATATGTTTAAATGAAGAAATGATTGAAAAACATCAGTCAGATCCAGAAGATACCCATGGATTTATAAATCATCTCCTTATTCTAGATAATATAAAAGTTGCATGTATGTTTCGACAAAATGGAACAAGTATTAAATTAAGTATGAGATCAGCTTGTACTAGCGTTGATGTTGGAATAATGGCACAGGCCCTAGGCGGTGGTGGACATAATCATTCTGCAGCAACTGTTCTAGAGGGAAAAATGGATGAAGTTGTGAAGTCATCAATTGCAAAAATTCAAAGGATGATTGATAAGTCTAAGGATTAG
- a CDS encoding ABC transporter ATP-binding protein: MEEKAIRVENVHKSYSSTNALNGVTFEVSKGSIHGFLGPNGAGKSTTMKILTKELTLCSGEVTINSEKPIGFLPEIPPLYKHMTVSNYLEFVRDIFNSRSDLSEICTRCGLSDVSHRLIGNLSKGYQQRVGIAQALVVDPEIIILDEPTVGLDPHAIKEIRELILSLKKDHTILFSTHQLYEASHLCDEVTIINHGKILKTGKIEDVKNDLVAGEVILIELDSKLSDEDRSECISKFNVEISGKENQLRIVSKEKADLRGEINRFLLDKNYIVSSLKSEEMDLEQIFQKVTSNIND, translated from the coding sequence ATGGAAGAAAAGGCCATCCGAGTTGAAAATGTTCACAAGAGCTATTCTTCGACTAATGCCCTAAACGGTGTAACTTTTGAAGTTTCTAAAGGAAGTATTCATGGCTTTCTTGGGCCCAATGGTGCAGGTAAGTCGACGACAATGAAAATCCTGACAAAAGAGTTAACTCTATGTTCGGGAGAAGTGACTATAAATTCAGAGAAACCAATTGGCTTTCTCCCTGAAATACCTCCTCTCTATAAACATATGACAGTTAGTAATTATCTTGAATTCGTGAGAGATATATTTAATAGCAGATCAGATCTGTCGGAGATTTGCACTCGCTGTGGTCTAAGTGACGTTTCACACCGATTAATTGGAAACCTTTCAAAGGGATATCAACAAAGAGTTGGAATTGCTCAGGCCCTAGTGGTTGATCCAGAGATCATCATTCTTGATGAACCCACTGTTGGTCTAGATCCCCACGCTATTAAAGAGATAAGAGAGCTTATTCTTTCTTTGAAGAAAGACCATACGATTCTCTTTTCTACTCATCAACTCTATGAAGCAAGTCATCTCTGCGATGAAGTCACTATCATCAATCACGGAAAAATTTTAAAAACAGGAAAGATTGAAGATGTAAAAAATGATCTCGTTGCAGGTGAGGTCATTCTAATTGAACTCGACTCAAAGCTTAGTGATGAAGATCGAAGTGAGTGTATTTCTAAGTTCAATGTTGAGATCTCTGGAAAAGAGAATCAATTAAGAATTGTTTCTAAGGAGAAGGCGGATCTTCGAGGAGAAATCAATCGCTTCCTATTGGATAAAAACTATATTGTGAGCTCTCTAAAGTCTGAAGAAATGGACCTAGAGCAAATCTTTCAAAAAGTAACGAGTAATATTAATGATTAA
- a CDS encoding ABC transporter permease: MINLYKRELKESLGSPLFYILCAIFIAITGWIFYYSVVGSNQMNQSSLTTNVLQPLFSTISSLFMFLTPLLTMNSFVEEKNNGTLDLLMRSKLGLWNIILGKYFAHMTLILFMLVLSLMFPLILMFSGYTDWGVVLSSYLGLILNISAYVVLGMFASSISGNQIVSGFISFALIFGVLLLNLAANSSHNFIVGQILNYLNNQFHFASFIKGSIRSFSFVYFISFIAVAMLFINKSLSSRRW; encoded by the coding sequence ATGATTAATTTATATAAAAGAGAATTAAAAGAATCACTTGGTTCTCCACTATTCTATATCTTATGTGCAATCTTTATCGCAATCACTGGGTGGATCTTCTATTACAGTGTTGTTGGTTCTAATCAAATGAATCAGAGTAGTTTGACTACAAATGTTCTTCAACCACTCTTTTCAACGATTAGTTCACTCTTTATGTTCTTAACTCCACTGCTTACGATGAACTCTTTTGTGGAAGAGAAGAATAATGGAACCCTAGATCTTCTAATGAGATCTAAGCTAGGGTTGTGGAATATTATTTTAGGAAAATACTTCGCGCATATGACGCTAATTCTCTTTATGCTCGTATTATCTTTAATGTTTCCATTGATCCTTATGTTTTCAGGTTACACTGATTGGGGAGTTGTACTGAGTTCATACTTAGGCTTAATTTTAAATATTAGTGCTTATGTCGTTCTAGGAATGTTTGCTTCATCTATCTCTGGTAATCAAATCGTTTCAGGCTTTATCTCTTTCGCTCTCATATTTGGAGTACTTCTCTTAAATTTAGCGGCCAATTCATCTCATAACTTTATTGTTGGACAAATCTTAAATTACTTAAATAATCAATTCCACTTTGCTAGCTTTATTAAAGGAAGTATTAGAAGTTTTAGTTTTGTGTACTTCATCTCTTTTATCGCAGTGGCCATGCTCTTTATTAATAAGTCTCTTAGTTCGAGGAGATGGTAG
- a CDS encoding Gldg family protein, producing MKALFGNILIIVNIILYMVGVFLWISITDEIYLNLIVSICAIVNTLILLIFYRKKFKDYYTSSQFKYLCDALISCFLICCIIGLVNYLAFKNPIEFDVTQRKVHSLSPQTLKVLESVDDEISIDIYAKRENFQPISTLMELYRLKNSAFKFNYIDAELNPDLIAKNRITQIPTLIIKKGEKVAKAQRVRELELTSAILKVIRERETTLCVDSSHTKFSWYNDGRDHFSALRKLLELELFKIEDIKLVAGESLKSCDTLVLWGTEIDLNKDEIANIEAFREGGGSLLVGINPQFNGDTISLFRDYLAEEGVNVHNILSISPDSTIDGSNGAAPIAKTFAKSHPIFQNYSGFVFFPLATAISFKGNLGLKAVELIKSTNMSWGESDFINLDKKKFDKGKDLAGPLNFAVSREFENGSRIVIYSNTSFVSNAYTKFTSNFNVLVNTLNWLTKNDQLITFDRIALKDEPLFISSPQLGVIFFFSVLVLPITLIIISILLYRRKGKL from the coding sequence GTGAAAGCACTCTTTGGTAATATCTTAATTATAGTGAATATCATTTTGTATATGGTAGGGGTCTTTCTTTGGATTTCAATCACTGACGAGATATATCTCAACTTAATTGTTTCAATCTGTGCCATTGTAAATACACTTATCCTTCTCATCTTTTATAGAAAGAAATTTAAAGATTACTATACAAGTTCTCAGTTTAAGTACCTATGTGATGCTCTTATTTCTTGTTTTCTCATTTGCTGTATTATTGGACTTGTTAACTATCTCGCATTTAAGAATCCAATTGAATTTGATGTCACTCAGAGGAAGGTACACTCTCTAAGTCCACAGACGCTGAAGGTGCTAGAGAGTGTTGATGATGAAATCTCTATTGATATCTATGCTAAGAGAGAGAATTTCCAACCAATAAGTACTTTGATGGAACTCTATAGGTTAAAGAACTCTGCATTCAAATTTAATTATATAGACGCTGAATTAAATCCTGATCTCATTGCAAAGAATAGAATCACTCAAATACCAACTCTTATCATTAAGAAAGGAGAGAAGGTCGCAAAGGCGCAAAGAGTGAGAGAGCTTGAGCTAACAAGTGCAATCTTAAAGGTCATTAGGGAGAGAGAGACAACTCTTTGTGTCGATAGCTCTCATACTAAATTTAGTTGGTATAACGATGGGAGAGATCACTTCAGTGCTCTTAGAAAATTATTAGAATTAGAGCTTTTTAAAATTGAAGATATTAAATTAGTTGCCGGAGAGTCACTAAAAAGTTGTGATACCCTCGTTCTTTGGGGAACTGAAATTGATTTAAATAAAGATGAAATCGCAAATATAGAAGCGTTTAGAGAGGGGGGAGGATCTCTTCTCGTGGGAATTAATCCTCAGTTTAACGGGGATACAATTTCTTTATTTAGAGATTATCTCGCTGAAGAAGGTGTCAATGTTCACAATATACTTTCTATCTCTCCGGACTCTACTATTGATGGGTCAAATGGAGCAGCTCCTATTGCTAAGACATTTGCAAAGAGTCATCCTATTTTTCAAAACTACAGTGGCTTTGTCTTCTTCCCACTTGCTACGGCAATTAGCTTCAAGGGAAATTTAGGGCTTAAGGCCGTGGAGTTGATTAAATCGACTAATATGAGCTGGGGTGAGAGCGACTTTATTAATCTCGATAAGAAGAAGTTTGATAAAGGAAAGGATCTTGCTGGACCTCTTAATTTTGCTGTTAGTAGAGAGTTTGAAAATGGATCTAGAATTGTTATCTATTCAAATACAAGCTTTGTAAGTAATGCTTACACTAAGTTTACGAGTAACTTCAACGTTTTAGTGAACACTCTTAACTGGCTTACAAAGAACGATCAACTCATAACATTTGATAGAATCGCACTTAAAGATGAGCCTCTATTTATAAGTTCTCCACAATTAGGAGTGATCTTCTTCTTTAGTGTATTGGTTCTTCCTATTACTTTAATAATTATTTCGATTCTACTTTATAGAAGGAAAGGAAAATTATAA
- a CDS encoding thymidine kinase, with product MSPYLASFMTGSVEVVCGPMFSGKTEELIRRVRRAQIAKQKIQIFKPALDDRYHETKVVSHSSQSVAATPVNSAVDILKRIYDSTRIVAIDEVQFFDENIIKVVNKLSRRGVRVILAGLDQDYKGEPFGPMPHLMAIADDVTKVKAVCTSCGAPASKTHRKSTDNSDQVLVGEADLYEARCTAHWDYQPDDEDLLAFSTNIEAQEGSMTEVQI from the coding sequence GTGTCCCCGTATCTAGCAAGCTTCATGACAGGAAGTGTTGAAGTCGTTTGTGGCCCAATGTTTTCTGGTAAAACCGAAGAGTTAATTAGAAGAGTAAGAAGAGCACAAATTGCTAAGCAGAAAATCCAAATCTTTAAACCAGCACTCGATGATAGATATCATGAGACAAAAGTCGTAAGCCACTCGTCTCAATCTGTTGCTGCTACACCTGTTAATTCAGCTGTAGATATTCTTAAAAGAATTTATGATTCAACTAGAATAGTGGCCATTGATGAGGTGCAGTTCTTTGATGAAAATATTATTAAAGTTGTGAATAAGCTCTCTAGAAGAGGGGTTAGGGTTATTCTCGCTGGTTTAGACCAGGACTATAAGGGAGAGCCGTTTGGACCAATGCCACATCTAATGGCAATTGCTGATGACGTAACTAAGGTTAAGGCCGTTTGTACTTCTTGTGGAGCGCCGGCCTCTAAGACTCATAGAAAGTCTACTGATAACTCTGACCAGGTTCTAGTTGGAGAAGCAGACCTCTATGAAGCACGTTGTACTGCGCATTGGGATTATCAGCCAGATGATGAGGATCTACTCGCATTTTCAACAAATATCGAGGCCCAAGAGGGCTCAATGACTGAAGTTCAGATTTAA
- the hpt gene encoding hypoxanthine phosphoribosyltransferase, whose product MSFPELISREKIHSRVQELAKEIERDFAGEEIIVVGVLKGSFIFCADLIREINLPITLDFISVSSYEGTESTGELKINLDIKSKIEGKNVILVEDIIDTGLTISSLITRFKKNNPKSLKVASLLYKPARIQHKVDIDYLAFEIEDHFVIGYGLDFNGSYRELPYVGIYNGEV is encoded by the coding sequence ATGTCATTCCCTGAATTAATATCTAGAGAAAAAATTCATTCAAGAGTTCAAGAACTTGCAAAAGAAATCGAAAGAGATTTTGCAGGTGAAGAGATTATCGTTGTTGGCGTTTTAAAAGGCTCGTTTATTTTCTGTGCCGACTTAATTAGAGAAATTAATCTTCCAATTACTTTAGACTTCATTTCTGTTTCATCTTATGAAGGAACAGAGTCTACGGGTGAGTTAAAAATTAACTTGGATATAAAATCTAAGATTGAAGGTAAGAATGTCATTCTTGTTGAGGATATTATTGATACTGGCTTAACGATCTCATCACTAATAACAAGATTTAAAAAAAATAATCCTAAGTCTTTAAAGGTTGCATCTCTTTTATATAAACCAGCAAGAATTCAACATAAGGTTGATATAGATTACCTTGCATTTGAAATAGAAGACCACTTTGTAATTGGTTACGGTTTAGACTTTAACGGTAGTTATAGAGAATTACCTTATGTAGGAATTTATAATGGCGAAGTATAG
- a CDS encoding GHMP family kinase ATP-binding protein, with translation MAKYSGSVRVDLLGGTLDLEPINLIIPETITLNLATSLKAEVEIEKFEEGKVQIHSLDYNTTETYLTEDFTSEKLIGDHFGHFSFVCQILDYFKLNSGVRVILKSGSPPGAGLGGSSSMGITLFGAICKYLDQDLDRDKAVNVVRGIEGRMLDCGPAGYQDYYPAIFGGVLALCPTPGSVIVDQLFNEDLKKFLEGSITLVYSRQTRLSGITNWEVYKGFFDRDARIRKGLSDIAKLSQEAYQKIKNSDYAPLASLISREGAIRKELFPGIVSEKMDMVYNKVVEKVPSAGMKVCGAGGGGCFLIVHPADKKEDVEKIIQENEMDILPFAIEKPL, from the coding sequence ATGGCGAAGTATAGTGGGTCAGTAAGAGTTGATCTTCTTGGTGGAACTCTAGACCTTGAACCAATTAATTTAATTATTCCAGAGACAATTACTCTTAATCTTGCAACAAGCCTCAAGGCCGAAGTTGAGATTGAAAAATTCGAAGAGGGGAAAGTTCAGATCCACTCTCTTGATTACAATACTACCGAGACTTATCTCACTGAAGATTTTACGAGTGAGAAGTTAATCGGAGATCACTTTGGACACTTTAGTTTTGTTTGCCAGATCTTAGACTACTTTAAATTAAATAGTGGCGTGCGAGTGATTCTTAAGTCGGGCTCTCCTCCAGGGGCCGGATTAGGTGGTTCTTCATCAATGGGAATTACTCTCTTCGGTGCTATTTGTAAGTATCTTGACCAGGACTTAGATAGAGATAAAGCCGTAAATGTTGTTAGGGGAATTGAAGGAAGAATGCTTGATTGTGGACCTGCTGGTTACCAAGATTATTATCCTGCCATCTTTGGTGGTGTACTCGCTCTATGCCCAACTCCTGGAAGCGTTATTGTAGACCAGCTCTTTAATGAAGACTTAAAGAAATTCTTAGAAGGAAGTATTACACTTGTTTACTCAAGACAAACAAGGCTCTCTGGAATTACTAACTGGGAAGTGTATAAAGGCTTCTTTGATAGAGATGCTCGAATTAGAAAGGGACTCTCAGATATTGCAAAGCTCAGCCAAGAGGCCTATCAGAAGATTAAAAATAGTGACTATGCTCCACTCGCTTCTCTCATCTCTAGAGAGGGTGCCATAAGAAAGGAATTATTTCCTGGAATCGTTTCTGAAAAAATGGATATGGTGTATAATAAAGTAGTGGAGAAAGTCCCAAGTGCCGGAATGAAAGTTTGTGGTGCCGGTGGTGGTGGTTGCTTTCTCATTGTTCATCCAGCCGATAAAAAGGAAGATGTCGAAAAAATCATTCAAGAGAATGAAATGGATATCCTTCCATTTGCCATAGAGAAACCTCTTTAA